In Gammaproteobacteria bacterium, a single genomic region encodes these proteins:
- a CDS encoding glutamate--tRNA ligase, translating to MSVRTRFAPSPTGVLHLGGLRTALYNWLYSRRHGGEFLLRIEDTDRQRSSPEHIRALVEALQRFGLDPDEEPLLQSARVERHREVANQLLESGSAYHCYCTPDELAAMREEQRARGEVPRYDGRWRDNTGPPPAGVKPVIRFRRPDTEDVVVEDWLHGDVRYLNSQLDDLVLLRADGSPTYHLSCVVDDEDMGVRQVIRGDDHLNNTPRQLQLIQALGWTPPEYCHLPLLLAPDGRKLSKRDEATDALHYLRAGYLPDAVLNYLARLGWSHGDQEVFTIEELISRFGREGLGASASRLDPDKLNWINQQHMKTAAVEVLCEGLETQLEDIGLNPADGPPLEEVAEAWRERAETLAGVAEAARWAFSHEIELDEKAARKVLRPVVREPLGAVRAALAGVAAWTAADIHACIAETAETLGIGFGKLGQPLRVAVTGGGVSPPIDITLYLAGRVRTLERLDAALGYIDARIATAGSAPQG from the coding sequence ATGTCCGTTCGTACCCGTTTTGCGCCCAGCCCCACCGGTGTGCTGCACCTGGGCGGTCTTCGCACGGCGCTCTATAACTGGCTGTACTCGCGTCGCCATGGGGGCGAGTTCCTGCTCAGGATCGAGGACACCGACCGCCAGCGCTCATCCCCGGAGCACATCCGGGCGCTGGTAGAGGCCCTCCAGCGCTTCGGGCTGGATCCGGACGAAGAGCCGCTGCTGCAGTCGGCGCGCGTCGAGCGGCATCGGGAAGTGGCCAATCAATTGCTTGAGTCGGGTTCCGCCTACCACTGCTACTGCACGCCGGACGAGCTGGCCGCCATGCGCGAGGAGCAGCGTGCGCGGGGCGAGGTTCCTCGCTACGATGGGCGGTGGCGCGACAATACGGGGCCGCCTCCTGCCGGGGTCAAGCCCGTTATCCGCTTTCGCCGCCCCGATACGGAAGACGTCGTCGTCGAGGACTGGCTGCACGGGGACGTGCGCTATCTCAACTCGCAGCTCGACGACCTGGTGCTGTTGCGTGCCGATGGATCACCCACCTACCACCTGAGCTGCGTGGTCGATGACGAAGACATGGGCGTGCGGCAGGTCATTCGCGGTGACGACCATCTCAATAACACCCCCCGGCAGCTACAGTTGATTCAGGCCCTGGGCTGGACGCCGCCGGAGTATTGCCATCTGCCGCTGCTGCTGGCGCCGGACGGCAGGAAGCTCTCCAAGCGCGACGAAGCGACCGACGCGCTGCACTACCTGCGCGCCGGCTACCTGCCGGATGCGGTGCTCAACTACCTGGCCCGCCTCGGCTGGTCGCACGGCGACCAGGAAGTCTTCACGATCGAAGAACTGATTTCCCGTTTCGGAAGGGAAGGGCTGGGGGCATCGGCCTCGCGACTGGACCCGGACAAGCTGAACTGGATCAATCAGCAACACATGAAGACGGCGGCTGTTGAAGTTCTATGCGAAGGCCTTGAGACGCAGCTCGAAGACATCGGCCTGAATCCCGCGGACGGCCCGCCGTTGGAAGAAGTGGCGGAAGCATGGCGCGAACGCGCCGAAACGCTGGCCGGGGTGGCGGAAGCGGCCCGATGGGCGTTCAGCCATGAGATCGAATTGGACGAAAAGGCGGCCAGGAAGGTCCTGCGACCGGTGGTGCGCGAGCCGCTGGGAGCGGTACGGGCGGCGCTGGCCGGGGTGGCGGCATGGACCGCCGCGGACATCCATGCCTGCATTGCCGAAACGGCCGAAACGCTGGGAATCGGCTTCGGGAAACTGGGCCAGCCCTTGCGGGTGGCGGTTACCGGCGGCGGCGTTTCGCCGCCGATCGACATCACGCTCTATCTCGCGGGCCGTGTCAGGACACTGGAGAGACTCGACGCGGCGCTGGGCTATATCGACGCCCGGATCGCTACCGCCGGGTCGGCCCCGCAGGGCTGA
- a CDS encoding sodium/solute symporter (Members of the Solute:Sodium Symporter (SSS), TC 2.A.21 as described in tcdb.org, catalyze solute:Na+ symport. Known solutes for members of the family include sugars, amino acids, nucleosides, inositols, vitamins, urea or anions, depending on the system.), giving the protein MLDWFVVGVYFTLILWVAWTVGRKRQAGRAEFFLAGRNVGWFVVGASIFASNIGSEHLVGLAGSAAVEGVPVAQFEILAAFALLLLGWLFAPFYLRSGVFTMPEFLEKRYSRGPRTYLAVISVVGYVLTKIAVTVAAGGIVFETLMGIPFWWGALAIVALTGIYTAWGGLRAVLYTDMVQMFVLLGGAIAVTVIGLNAVGGWDGMQAAVRPQAFSLWRSVNHPEFPWTGILFGAPILAVWYWCTDQFIVQRVLAANGIENARRGTIFAAWLKQLPLFLFVLPGVLALALSNTGALQLDDPDQALPAMIGALLPAGLKGLVAAGLLAALMSSLSSVFNSASTIFTVDLYRRVVADASEARLVAMGRAATVVMVVLALLWIPFMDFVSGGLFTYLQSVQAYIAPPIAAVFLVGVLWPGANASGAKWSLAVGALLGLARLFIEVMTGMNPAAFEGSLWLALAEINFLHIAIALFAISTVVLVGVSLATGGGSSELTVRREDMRGRRGWRGDFALSAGVVLLVVLIWAVFSQWVLAG; this is encoded by the coding sequence ATTCTCGACTGGTTCGTTGTCGGGGTCTACTTCACTCTGATTCTGTGGGTCGCCTGGACGGTTGGCCGCAAACGTCAGGCCGGCCGGGCGGAGTTCTTTCTTGCCGGGCGCAACGTCGGCTGGTTCGTGGTCGGGGCCTCGATTTTCGCTTCCAATATCGGGTCGGAGCACCTCGTGGGACTGGCGGGCTCCGCCGCCGTGGAGGGGGTGCCGGTCGCGCAGTTCGAAATTCTTGCGGCCTTCGCCTTGCTGCTGCTGGGCTGGTTGTTCGCGCCCTTTTACCTCCGCTCCGGCGTGTTCACGATGCCGGAATTCCTGGAGAAGCGCTACTCACGGGGCCCGCGGACGTACCTGGCCGTCATTTCGGTGGTGGGCTACGTGTTGACCAAGATCGCCGTCACGGTCGCGGCCGGCGGGATCGTGTTCGAAACCCTCATGGGTATTCCGTTCTGGTGGGGAGCGCTCGCCATCGTTGCGCTGACCGGAATCTATACCGCATGGGGCGGCTTGCGGGCGGTGCTGTACACGGACATGGTGCAGATGTTCGTCCTCCTGGGCGGGGCGATTGCGGTAACGGTGATCGGCCTGAACGCGGTGGGCGGCTGGGACGGCATGCAGGCGGCGGTACGGCCGCAGGCCTTCAGCCTGTGGCGCAGCGTCAACCATCCGGAGTTCCCGTGGACCGGCATCCTGTTCGGGGCGCCCATCCTGGCGGTCTGGTACTGGTGCACGGACCAGTTCATCGTGCAGCGCGTGCTGGCGGCCAACGGCATCGAAAACGCGCGCCGGGGGACCATCTTCGCCGCATGGCTGAAGCAACTTCCGCTGTTCCTTTTCGTCTTGCCCGGCGTCCTCGCGCTGGCGCTCAGCAATACCGGAGCGCTGCAACTCGACGACCCCGACCAGGCGCTGCCCGCCATGATCGGCGCCCTGCTTCCGGCCGGGCTGAAGGGCCTGGTTGCGGCCGGCCTGCTGGCGGCCCTGATGAGCTCTCTTTCGTCGGTTTTCAATTCGGCCTCGACCATCTTCACGGTGGACCTGTATCGGAGGGTCGTTGCCGATGCGAGCGAGGCGCGCCTGGTGGCGATGGGGCGCGCGGCAACGGTTGTGATGGTGGTCCTGGCTTTGCTGTGGATCCCGTTCATGGACTTTGTTTCCGGCGGACTGTTCACCTACCTGCAAAGCGTGCAGGCCTATATCGCCCCGCCCATTGCGGCGGTGTTCCTGGTGGGCGTGCTCTGGCCCGGAGCCAATGCTTCCGGCGCGAAATGGTCGTTGGCCGTGGGCGCCTTGCTGGGTCTGGCGCGGCTGTTCATCGAGGTTATGACCGGAATGAACCCGGCGGCCTTCGAGGGAAGCCTGTGGCTGGCGCTTGCGGAGATCAACTTCCTGCACATAGCCATTGCCCTGTTCGCGATCTCGACCGTAGTGCTGGTCGGCGTAAGTCTCGCCACGGGCGGCGGGTCATCCGAACTGACGGTGCGGCGCGAGGACATGCGGGGTCGGCGGGGCTGGCGCGGTGATTTCGCCTTGAGCGCGGGCGTTGTGCTCCTGGTGGTGCTGATCTGGGCCGTTTTTTCGCAGTGGGTCCTCGCGGGCTGA
- a CDS encoding phosphomannomutase, translating into MTLKPPFKAYDVRGRVPGEFNADLACRIGAALVRFTGAGEVVLGRDARLSSLDIADAVAEGVTRAGADVADLGLCGTEQVYFATGRFGCGAGVMVTASHNPADYNGLKLVREDARPISADTGLAEIARLAESPPPRGARGRRRRAKVLGAWRRRVLGFVEDLPMNPLKVVVNSGNGAAGPSVNKLSKHIPLEIVHLLAEPDGNFPNGVPNPLLESTRNTTADAVLASKADFGVAFDGDFDRCAFFDERGEFVDPYYTVGMFASALLPARPAADRRVVHDPTLVWDTEEQVLSAGGRPIRNRAGHSYIKQRMRDEDAVYGGESSAHHYFREFLYCDSGMIPWVLMAGLLSAQGGGLAERTAERRRRYPTSGEINLPVGEDPVPLMQRLSETYSAQGALVDHIDGLSVDFPDWRFNLRPSNTEPLLRLNLETRADPELLATKTAELELAASQSD; encoded by the coding sequence ATGACGCTCAAGCCGCCGTTCAAGGCGTACGACGTGCGCGGACGGGTGCCGGGCGAATTCAATGCCGACCTCGCCTGCCGGATCGGCGCCGCGCTGGTGCGATTCACGGGCGCCGGGGAAGTAGTGCTCGGGCGCGACGCCCGCCTCTCCAGTCTTGATATCGCCGACGCAGTGGCCGAAGGCGTGACCCGCGCGGGCGCCGACGTGGCCGACCTGGGCCTGTGCGGCACCGAGCAGGTGTATTTCGCGACCGGACGATTCGGCTGCGGCGCAGGCGTCATGGTGACCGCCAGTCACAACCCCGCCGACTACAACGGGCTTAAGCTCGTGCGCGAAGATGCGCGTCCCATCAGCGCCGACACCGGTCTGGCCGAGATTGCCCGCCTTGCGGAGTCGCCGCCGCCGCGTGGCGCTCGAGGCCGGAGGCGTCGCGCGAAAGTGCTTGGCGCCTGGCGCCGACGCGTCCTTGGGTTCGTGGAAGATCTGCCGATGAACCCGCTGAAGGTCGTCGTCAACTCCGGAAACGGCGCCGCCGGACCCAGCGTAAACAAGCTTTCGAAGCACATACCGCTGGAGATCGTTCATTTGCTTGCTGAACCGGATGGCAACTTCCCGAACGGCGTGCCCAATCCCCTGCTCGAAAGCACCCGCAATACCACGGCCGACGCGGTGCTCGCCAGCAAAGCCGACTTCGGCGTAGCTTTCGACGGCGATTTCGACCGCTGCGCCTTCTTCGACGAGCGCGGCGAATTCGTCGATCCCTACTACACGGTCGGTATGTTCGCTTCCGCGCTGTTGCCCGCCCGCCCGGCCGCCGACCGGCGGGTGGTCCACGATCCCACGCTGGTCTGGGATACCGAGGAACAGGTGCTCTCCGCCGGTGGCCGGCCGATCCGAAACAGGGCGGGGCACTCCTACATCAAGCAGCGGATGCGCGACGAGGACGCCGTCTACGGGGGCGAAAGCAGCGCGCACCACTATTTTCGCGAGTTCCTCTATTGCGACTCCGGCATGATCCCCTGGGTCCTGATGGCCGGCCTCCTCTCCGCGCAGGGCGGAGGCCTGGCCGAGCGCACCGCCGAGCGCCGCCGGCGCTATCCGACCAGCGGCGAAATCAATCTGCCGGTGGGTGAAGATCCCGTGCCGCTGATGCAGCGCCTTTCCGAAACCTACTCGGCGCAAGGCGCACTGGTCGATCACATCGACGGCCTATCGGTCGATTTCCCTGATTGGCGTTTCAACCTCAGGCCCTCGAACACCGAGCCGCTGCTACGTCTCAACCTCGAAACCCGCGCGGATCCCGAACTTCTCGCTACGAAGACCGCCGAACTCGAACTCGCAGCATCGCAGTCCGACTAA
- the nhaB gene encoding sodium/proton antiporter NhaB: protein MAQSIRSAFAQNFLGDSPRWYKQTIIAFLIVNPILWFLLPGGEFIAGWVLVLQFIFTLAMALRCYPLQPGGLLAIQAVLMGMTSPETLYTKTLDNFPVILLMIFMVAGIFFLKEMLLYVFTRILLGVRSRLLLSLLFSATAAVLSAYLDALTVTAVIISVAIGFYRIYHSVSCGLKAGEVAERLTDDSQVPDEKMAELRQFRAFLRGLMMHAAVGTALGGVTTLVGEPQNLLLAKEAGRAFGEAGWNFGQFFVNMSPVTMPVLFVGLLTCALLELSGRFGYGVKLSPAVREVLERYDREASERRTPRQNAALVAQGGAAVILIVALSLHQLHHTEVGLIGLMIIVLATAFSGVTEEHRLGKAFQEALPFTALLVVFFGIVAVIYDQKLFKPVTDLIFTRDGTEQLAIMYLANGVLSLISDNVFVATVYIAEVKQALFDGLIDRAQFELLVVAINTGTNIPSVGTPNGQAAFLFLLTTALAPAIRLSYLRMVLMALPYTITMTVTGLLAIIYLL, encoded by the coding sequence ATCGTCAACCCGATCCTGTGGTTCCTACTGCCGGGCGGCGAATTCATTGCGGGCTGGGTGCTGGTGCTGCAGTTCATATTCACACTGGCGATGGCGCTGCGCTGCTATCCATTGCAGCCGGGCGGGCTGCTGGCGATACAGGCGGTCCTGATGGGCATGACCTCGCCGGAAACGCTGTACACCAAGACGCTGGACAACTTCCCGGTCATCCTGCTGATGATCTTCATGGTGGCGGGCATCTTCTTCTTGAAGGAAATGCTGCTCTACGTCTTCACCCGCATTCTCCTGGGCGTGCGCTCCCGGCTGCTGCTCTCGCTACTCTTCAGCGCCACCGCGGCAGTGCTGTCGGCGTATCTGGACGCGCTGACCGTTACGGCAGTGATCATTTCGGTAGCGATCGGTTTTTACCGCATCTACCACTCCGTTTCTTGCGGCCTCAAGGCGGGCGAGGTTGCCGAACGATTGACCGACGACTCGCAGGTTCCGGACGAGAAGATGGCGGAACTGCGCCAGTTCCGGGCCTTCCTGCGCGGCCTGATGATGCATGCCGCGGTGGGCACCGCGCTGGGCGGCGTCACGACACTGGTCGGCGAGCCGCAAAACCTTCTCCTGGCCAAGGAGGCGGGCCGCGCTTTCGGCGAGGCCGGATGGAATTTCGGCCAGTTCTTCGTGAACATGTCGCCGGTGACCATGCCCGTGCTGTTCGTGGGCCTTCTGACCTGTGCGTTGTTGGAATTGAGCGGCCGGTTCGGTTACGGCGTCAAGCTCAGCCCCGCGGTGCGCGAGGTCCTCGAGCGTTACGACCGCGAGGCGTCCGAGCGCCGCACTCCAAGGCAGAATGCCGCATTGGTGGCTCAGGGCGGCGCGGCCGTCATTCTGATCGTCGCCCTGAGTCTGCATCAGCTTCACCACACCGAAGTGGGCCTGATCGGCCTGATGATCATCGTGCTCGCCACGGCTTTTTCCGGAGTCACGGAAGAGCATCGACTCGGCAAGGCCTTTCAGGAGGCGCTGCCGTTTACCGCACTGCTGGTAGTCTTTTTCGGCATCGTCGCGGTCATTTACGACCAGAAACTCTTCAAGCCGGTAACCGACCTGATCTTTACCCGCGACGGGACCGAGCAGCTCGCGATCATGTACCTGGCCAACGGAGTCCTGTCGTTGATCAGCGACAACGTGTTCGTGGCCACGGTGTATATCGCCGAAGTCAAGCAGGCGTTGTTCGACGGGCTGATCGACCGCGCTCAGTTCGAGCTGCTGGTCGTGGCCATCAATACCGGCACCAATATTCCCAGTGTGGGCACGCCGAACGGACAGGCGGCCTTCCTGTTCCTGCTGACTACCGCGTTGGCGCCGGCAATCCGCCTGAGTTACCTGCGCATGGTGCTGATGGCGCTGCCGTATACGATCACGATGACCGTTACGGGTTTGCTCGCCATCATCTACCTCCTGTAA
- a CDS encoding nucleotide sugar dehydrogenase yields MKITVHGCGYVGLVTGACFAETGVSVICLDIDSTAVERLRKGDLHIHEPGLEDLVRRNLDSGRLMFSADVREGVEHGEVQFIAVSTPPGGNGEADLRQVFAVAGSIAAHMPGYRLVACKSTVPVGTCAEADKRIAAALAERAVNHEYDVVSNPEFLKGGAAVSDFMHPERILVGTKSQRAIEILSALFAPFHRKRDRLLVMDRESAELTKYAANAMLATRISFINELAGLAELVGADIEQVRAGVGADKRIGYNYLYAGSGYGGSCLPKDTAALARTARENGYRAEIVEAVTRVNERQKSLLGQKIQAHFGDTLAGRLIALWGLSFKPGTDDMREAPSLALIEFLLSQGARVRAYDPVAVERCNSLLGEREGLEYAPSAGEAVRGADALAIVTEWPQFRSPDFDKLRERLRQPVIFDGRNLYSPDVMKNKGFRYFGIGRGERIARDNGSGVHPVGEEVFRPWGSFEGLGQGEGYQVKRLRVLPGETLSLQRHRRREEHWVVVSGAPVAERDGESHSLRIGDHILIPLGAVHRIHNPGDEPAELVEVQLGDYLGEDDIERFEDAYGRA; encoded by the coding sequence ATGAAGATCACAGTTCACGGTTGCGGTTACGTCGGCCTTGTGACCGGCGCCTGCTTCGCCGAGACCGGCGTGAGCGTGATTTGCCTGGACATCGACAGCACCGCCGTCGAGCGCCTCCGCAAAGGCGATCTGCACATCCACGAGCCTGGACTCGAGGACCTGGTGCGCAGAAATCTCGACTCCGGCCGGCTCATGTTCAGCGCCGATGTCCGCGAGGGCGTGGAACACGGCGAGGTGCAGTTCATAGCGGTGAGCACGCCGCCGGGCGGCAACGGCGAAGCGGATCTCAGACAGGTGTTTGCCGTTGCCGGGTCGATCGCCGCCCACATGCCCGGCTATCGCCTGGTGGCCTGCAAGTCGACCGTGCCGGTCGGGACTTGCGCGGAGGCGGACAAGCGCATCGCCGCCGCATTGGCCGAGCGCGCGGTAAACCACGAATATGACGTGGTGTCGAACCCGGAGTTCCTGAAGGGCGGGGCGGCCGTTTCTGACTTCATGCACCCTGAGCGCATCCTCGTGGGCACAAAAAGCCAAAGAGCAATCGAAATCTTGAGCGCCTTGTTCGCGCCGTTTCATCGCAAGCGTGACCGACTGCTGGTAATGGATCGCGAATCGGCCGAACTGACCAAGTACGCGGCAAACGCCATGCTGGCCACGCGAATCAGCTTCATCAACGAACTGGCCGGCCTTGCGGAGCTGGTAGGCGCGGACATCGAGCAGGTGCGCGCCGGGGTGGGGGCGGACAAGCGCATCGGCTACAACTACCTTTACGCCGGTAGCGGCTACGGCGGTTCCTGCCTGCCCAAGGACACCGCGGCGCTGGCCCGCACCGCGCGTGAGAATGGCTACCGCGCGGAGATCGTCGAAGCGGTAACGCGCGTCAACGAGCGCCAGAAATCCCTGCTGGGACAAAAGATCCAGGCTCATTTCGGCGACACTCTTGCCGGCCGCCTGATCGCGCTATGGGGCCTGTCCTTCAAGCCGGGCACCGACGATATGCGCGAGGCGCCCAGTCTGGCGCTGATCGAATTCCTGCTATCTCAGGGTGCGCGCGTGCGCGCATATGACCCGGTAGCGGTCGAGCGCTGCAATTCGCTGCTGGGCGAGCGCGAGGGCCTGGAGTATGCACCCAGTGCCGGCGAAGCGGTTCGGGGAGCGGACGCGCTGGCGATCGTGACCGAATGGCCGCAGTTCCGTTCGCCGGACTTCGACAAGCTCCGGGAACGACTCCGGCAGCCGGTGATTTTTGACGGGCGCAACCTGTATTCACCGGACGTGATGAAGAACAAGGGCTTCCGGTACTTCGGCATCGGCCGCGGCGAACGGATTGCCCGGGATAACGGCTCCGGCGTGCATCCGGTGGGCGAAGAAGTGTTTCGTCCCTGGGGCAGTTTCGAGGGGCTGGGGCAGGGCGAGGGCTATCAGGTCAAACGGCTGCGTGTCCTGCCCGGCGAGACGCTGTCGCTGCAGCGCCATCGCCGCCGGGAAGAGCACTGGGTGGTCGTCAGCGGCGCGCCGGTGGCCGAACGTGACGGCGAGAGCCACTCCCTGAGGATCGGCGATCACATCCTGATCCCGCTGGGCGCCGTGCACCGTATCCACAATCCCGGAGACGAGCCCGCGGAGCTGGTGGAAGTGCAATTGGGCGACTACCTGGGCGAGGACGACATCGAGCGCTTCGAAGACGCCTACGGCCGCGCCTGA
- a CDS encoding glucose-6-phosphate isomerase, with product MPREPASSPQWDVLVQHAGKAREWRLGELLDEPDRFADFSLRSDGPAGAGLLLDYSRQRLNGETPGLLTALARACGLEAARAALFAGEVVNPSENRAALHPEARSAKPGNALLAEQRERVVAFARRFRAGEVPGAGGRPLTRVVNIGIGGSDLGVRLLCSALGNEKSRPVDFVAEMDGVELERALSRSDPAETLFVVCSKSFSTAETLANAYSARHWLTAALGKDAPARHFSAVSANAEAMAAWGIAPEMAFLMPDTVGGRYSVWSAAGLSPWLSLGSACMNEFLDGGRWMDRHFLETPLERNMPVLMGLLAFWNQSLLESSTQLLLPYDARLKWLPAYLQQLEMESLGKSTDAHGSPIKGKGVAALLGVTGSSAQHSIMQWAQQGARASSADFIAVRDGGGAYPRMYSEALRQLLAQAEALARGLPQNEIASDPLAAHKALPGGRSSNIVLLERLDPRHLGALIALYEHKVFVQATLLGVNPFDQWGVEHAKRLAADPRTKPPLAELLDD from the coding sequence ATACCCCGGGAACCGGCTTCCTCGCCCCAATGGGACGTGCTGGTACAGCACGCGGGGAAAGCGCGTGAATGGCGGCTGGGTGAACTGCTGGATGAGCCGGACCGGTTCGCGGACTTTTCCCTGCGCAGCGACGGCCCTGCCGGGGCCGGACTGCTGCTTGATTACAGCCGCCAAAGGCTGAACGGCGAGACGCCCGGACTTCTCACGGCGCTGGCTCGGGCGTGTGGGCTTGAGGCCGCACGGGCGGCGCTGTTCGCGGGCGAGGTCGTCAACCCAAGCGAGAATCGCGCCGCACTGCATCCGGAGGCGCGTTCCGCGAAGCCGGGAAATGCGCTGCTGGCCGAGCAGCGGGAGCGAGTGGTCGCGTTCGCCCGGCGATTCCGAGCCGGCGAGGTGCCGGGCGCCGGGGGCAGGCCGCTGACGCGGGTGGTCAATATCGGAATCGGGGGCTCGGACCTGGGCGTGCGGCTGCTGTGCTCGGCACTGGGTAACGAAAAGTCCAGACCGGTGGATTTCGTGGCGGAGATGGACGGCGTCGAGCTCGAGCGGGCGCTGTCGCGGAGCGACCCCGCGGAGACGCTGTTCGTGGTGTGCTCGAAGAGCTTCTCGACCGCGGAAACACTCGCCAATGCGTACTCGGCGCGCCACTGGCTGACAGCCGCGCTCGGCAAAGACGCCCCGGCGCGCCATTTCTCCGCCGTTTCCGCCAACGCCGAGGCCATGGCAGCCTGGGGGATCGCGCCGGAAATGGCGTTTCTGATGCCGGACACGGTAGGCGGGCGCTATTCAGTCTGGTCGGCCGCCGGCTTGAGCCCCTGGCTCTCGCTCGGGTCCGCCTGCATGAACGAGTTTCTTGACGGCGGCCGCTGGATGGACCGGCATTTTCTTGAAACTCCCCTCGAACGCAATATGCCTGTGCTGATGGGCCTTCTTGCGTTCTGGAACCAGTCCTTGCTGGAGAGCTCGACCCAACTCCTGCTCCCGTACGACGCGCGCCTGAAATGGTTGCCGGCCTATCTGCAGCAACTGGAAATGGAGAGTCTCGGCAAGAGCACCGACGCGCACGGCAGCCCGATCAAGGGCAAGGGTGTGGCGGCCTTGCTGGGGGTAACCGGTTCGAGCGCGCAACACTCGATCATGCAATGGGCGCAGCAGGGCGCTCGCGCGTCAAGCGCAGACTTTATCGCCGTGCGGGACGGCGGCGGGGCCTATCCGCGCATGTACTCGGAAGCGCTGCGCCAGTTGCTGGCGCAAGCCGAGGCCCTGGCGCGCGGTCTGCCGCAGAACGAGATCGCTTCCGATCCCCTGGCGGCGCACAAGGCTTTGCCTGGCGGCCGCTCCTCGAACATAGTGTTGCTCGAAAGGCTCGATCCCCGGCATCTGGGCGCATTGATCGCGCTGTACGAACACAAGGTCTTCGTCCAGGCGACGCTGCTGGGCGTCAACCCGTTCGATCAGTGGGGCGTGGAACACGCCAAGCGCCTCGCCGCCGATCCACGCACGAAGCCGCCGTTGGCCGAATTGCTCGACGACTGA
- a CDS encoding alpha/beta fold hydrolase has product MLDCLERVTGPDPLYSIIWLHGLGADAGDFWPIVPELGLPASPAWRFVFPNAPVRPVTINGGMPMRAWFDFLSRDSISPMDTDGIDASCRALEELVEREEQRGIARNRIMLAGFSQGGAIALRTALLSDRPFAGVVALSTFLPPLEPLEPSASANGLPCFAAHGRYDEVLPLRLGLDSRTRLEAAGCHMEWREYEMGHQVCGPELADISAFLQRVSGAMAGTG; this is encoded by the coding sequence ATGCTCGACTGCCTGGAGAGGGTTACGGGCCCCGACCCGTTGTATTCCATAATCTGGTTGCACGGCTTGGGTGCGGACGCCGGCGATTTCTGGCCGATCGTGCCGGAGCTCGGTCTTCCGGCTTCGCCCGCATGGCGGTTCGTGTTCCCGAATGCGCCGGTTCGGCCCGTCACCATCAACGGCGGCATGCCCATGCGGGCCTGGTTCGACTTCCTCTCGCGCGACAGCATCAGCCCCATGGATACCGACGGCATAGACGCGAGTTGTCGCGCGCTGGAAGAACTGGTCGAGAGGGAAGAGCAGCGCGGTATCGCCCGCAACAGGATCATGCTGGCCGGTTTTTCCCAGGGCGGGGCGATTGCGTTGCGCACCGCCCTGCTGTCGGACAGGCCTTTTGCCGGCGTCGTGGCCCTTTCGACATTCCTGCCGCCGCTGGAACCGCTGGAGCCGAGCGCCTCGGCCAACGGCCTGCCGTGCTTCGCGGCGCACGGCCGCTACGACGAGGTGCTCCCCTTGCGCCTGGGGCTGGATTCGAGGACAAGACTGGAAGCCGCAGGCTGCCATATGGAGTGGCGCGAGTACGAAATGGGGCACCAGGTGTGCGGACCGGAACTCGCGGACATCTCGGCGTTTCTGCAGAGAGTTTCCGGCGCCATGGCAGGGACCGGCTGA